The Sciurus carolinensis chromosome 18, mSciCar1.2, whole genome shotgun sequence region GGCAGTGCTGAGCTGGTCCAGGAAGCCCATCCAATAGGAAGCCTATTGTGACTTCTCATTGCCAGACACCTGGTGACAACAGTATTTTTAGGATTTGttactttttgtggtgctggagatcaaaccaaAGGCCTCAGGCAGGCTAGGCACCACCTGCCCTGGCcctcacacccccagccccaggcagtcTCTCAAGCAGTCTCCTGAGGCACCTCCGCAGGGAGCTGAAGATCCCCTGGCTGGGTACTAACTTAGCAAAGACTAGAGGTGACAGGGAATCAAAGACCCCGGAGACAACTGTGTTCTGTGCGAAATGCATTCTGTTCAGCATGCAGATCTAATTCATGGCTCAGTTAAGAGGGACCACCACCACACACCTCAGGAGAAAATCACTTTATTCTAATAAACTCAAAGGACATCAGAACAGCTGGCTTAAGGAGGGCACACAAACATCTGACCAGCCCCAAATCTGAACCAACTCACTGAACTTCCACACAATTAGAACTCTCTTTTGCTGCCATTCAGAAACACTGAAGCTATTAGGTGAGGGTTTACACTGCAGTCTTACATTTCATACTTTCACTATCGATTACATTTGTATGCTAAAGTTACTTGGTCATCAGAGccgattttccatttcttcaatttGAGCCTCTCAATTAGACTAATCCTGCAAACAGAAAATGTAAGTTAGAAGAGCATTAGCTGCAGATACTCAACAAAACAAATGTCTGAGGTAAGCTACTGAAGACTTCAATCAACAAGAATTCAACCCTCCAGCTGCCTCAACTGAGAAGATAGGGTTCATGAAAGTCTAGGAAAAAAGTTCTGAGGAAGAAACTGGGCTACTCTGGTACTACATGTAATGCCACCAACTCTTCTGATTTAACTTCTCACCTACTTCCTATCGAactgaaggaggaaaataaaaacaattgtaaTAGATGTTAAATTCTTAACATGGACAggagaaacaaacacaaaatcaaGTCAAATGCAAATTTTAGAGAGTCTAAATCAAGAGTCTGAGGGACTTAATGTAATTTTATACTCAGCCTAAGGCTAAGAGGCCACTCACATGTAGTAAATCACAAGATCTGAAATTTATACTTGCTTAAGAAAAAGTCACAGTTAGAACACAGCGGTGAAAGCACAGAGAAATTTAAACAATACTTCTTAAATTAACTTGTTGGTTTATCAGACTCCCTAAGTTCTACAGGGTTCAGGAATAACACAATGAACCGAGCAGAGGTAAGCTTGACCAGTCACCTACCGTTAGCAATTCTGCACTGCTTCAGCACCTCATTGAAACCCTCACAGAGCTTAACATCAGCCTGGTTCTGGGCACACtccaaaaattgttttatttcataaaagcaaGGGTCACCAAGTTGCTGCTGCTGCGCTGGCTGGGTTCCTTGAGGCTCCTGTAAAGGTAAGGCAAAACATTTGGTACTACTGAGAAAGGAAATCACATAAAGACCTAGACAGGCAGTACTGACTGCCTTTGCAGTTAACTGGGGAAGCAGCTAGAATCAAGCACAAGTCAGTTTCCACCTAATACAACTAAGAGTGGAAAACATCAAAGAGAGAAATCAAGTGAACTTTAACAAAACTTCAGTTGCAATAAGAAAGATTCATGAATATGGATGCAAATAAGGGGGAATGGTTATCTGGGCAGTTCAAGATTAAAtgagtgtggggtgggggggtatagttcagtggcagaacacctGCCTACCATGTGTGGGGCCCTGCACTGCAAAATGAacagtaaataaagaaaatgcaacagCGAGGTAGcatagcaccacacacacacagacacacacacacacgcacacaggcaGAAAAAAGATTCAGTGAAGCTCGATGCAGGAAAAACGGGACTACTATGGAAAAACAGAGGGGTGGGCTTCAAGAACACGAGAAATACAGGCTTACGTTCATTAGTAAAGAAAATTCACATACTTCAGAGGCAAGGGATCACAAAGCAACCAGATATTTGATTACTTGAGACTGGATCAGTAAGAATCATCAACATAAAATATTCttggggggtgctggggctgtagttcagtggtagagcacttgccttgaacatgtgaggtactgggcttgttcctcagcaccacataaaaaacaaataagcaaataaaggtattgtgtccatctacaactaaacaacaacaaaaaaaaattcacagggaAAGTGGCTATTTTACAGTGAGCCAGGCTGAACTACTGCAACTGAGCCTCAGGAAGACACACAATCTGTGCAGCAGTTGTTGGTGCTGGCCTGAATCACTGAGTCAGTGCAAATGGGCTTGTGATAACCCATTTTCCATTAGCAGTATTGTGATTCTAAAACTAAAGGCAGTCCCTAGGCATAAGGAACTtacaaacaaatatattttctaacGCACCTGGTAGGTGATATCGGGCTTTGAGGGCTCCACAGTACTCCCTCCGCTGAAGCCTCCTGTGATGGCATGGCCCAGTGTATGCCCCACAGCAGAGCCCACAGCCACACCTGCCGCAGTGGTCGCCATCTGGGCCATCAGACCTGGCTGCCGGGGTGCTGCAGCAGGTGAGCCCACTGCAGCTGGTGGGGCTGCAGCTGGTGGTTGAGCTGCTGGTGCCGGCCTGGGTGCAGCTCTCATCTGAGGGGCCCGGCTGTGAAAGAAAGGAGCAAGTATGAAGCACTTCCAACTGGTTTTGTGAAatgtcaacttaaaaataaactcttcctgcccccaccccagcaaCCATTTCCAAGTATTCACATAGGTCACAGtatctttaaaaaacacatttagggcttgtggcccagtggtagagctcttcttgccttgcatgtgtgagtcactgagttcgatcctcagcaccacagaaaaaaataaacaaaatatatttattccaacattcatagtaaaaaaaaaaaaagtagaaaggctgggacagtagctcagtggtacagcacctggATCAGTTCCCAGTgccaccaagaaaagaaaaagaaggaagaaaaaatccCCAGAGAATTCATCTACACAAGGATCAGTATTGTTCGGGCTGGGAATATAAGAGACGAAAACCTCTGCCTTGGTGGAGCTTCCATTTTTTTGAAACTTCCAAGAATTACTTCAGATAATTTAACATGTCATGATGCCTTTTGATACGGttggtaaaaaattaaaaggttattATATTAAACATTAAGTGagaaattccttctttctttttgtgtgcacgggggattgaatccgggggtgctttattttttgcttccagacagggtcttgctaaatcgctgggattacaggtgacctgcctggaggaaatTCCATTCGCGGAGTTAGGTTGGGGGATATCAGAATTTGGGGATCACCAAGGGCAGCCGCAGAGGGCCAGCCGCATTCGAAGGCTCTGGGGCCTGGGCTGCAGATAGAGACCACTCGCCCGGCGCGCCTGAGCCCTGGGCTGGTCCCAGGAAACCGAGGCGGGAGGGTCCCTGGGGACGAGTGCGGGACCACCTGGGCAACACCGCGGGGCCCCGTCCTCAAACCAGAAGAGACTCGTCTGGGCTGGCAGCTCGTTTTAGACTGAAGACGGCGAGCGCAAGCGACCTGCCTGGGCTGCACCAGGTCGCCAGCGCTCGTGCGGGGCGTCAGACGCCACTGCGCCCACTTTCACTCGAGCCAAGCCATCTGACCCCCGGGTCCCCTCCCCGCGAGTGCCTCCCGCGGTGCTCGCGCCAGGCGCTGGGCAGCCGCTCCGGCGTGTCCCCGCACAGCGACAGGAGGCGCTGCGCCCCGGGCCCGCCCGCCCAGCCGCTGCCCAGCCGCCGCCCCGCGTCGCGCAGCCGGGAGCCCAGGCTGGGGCCGCCGCCCCGAGGGGGCTCACCTGGCCGGGGGCGCCACGCGCGAGGTGCGGCTCCGGCTTCCACGCGGCATTCTAACTACGCTCGGCTCGGTGTCCAGGAAGCGAAAGTGCGAGGCGCGGGCGACCCACACAGCAAGCGAGCGGAAGCCGGGGGCGTGGCTGGCCGGGTCGCAGCCAATCAGCACGCAGGCAGGATCCTCCCGGCGCCGACGTCCACGGGCCCTGAAGGTCACCGGAAGAGCAAGACGTCACCGCGGCATGGCCGCGCGCGTGACGTCATGGGCAGGCGCCGGCGCTCTGGCAGACCGGAAGTTGCTGCGGGGCGTGGCGCGCGCAGGCTAGGGCCAGCGGCCCCGCGTTCTTCGCGATGCTTTCGAGGCTGGACTCAGGAGACCAGCGCGAGGAGGCGGCGAGGCGTGGGCCGCAGTGGGGGAGCCTCGGCCGTTCGTGTCGGTGGGATGCCTTGTGTCGGCCACGAGCCCCCTCGGTGCCGCCTGGGCTAACGTCCGGAGCGGACAGCGTGCGCCCGCCGCAAGCTCACCCGGCCGGCGGCAGGCAGCGCCCGCTTCCGTGCGCAGTGCCGCAGACACGAACGATGCCACATGCGTGCGTGCCCGGGGCAGCCCTCGCGGAGGTCGAGTCTCGGGGTGGGGGCCCCAAAGCCTGCCCGAGCCAGGCGGGGTGTCGCGGAGCGGGCGCAGCACGGAGACTGCGAGCGGGAGGAGGCGGGAACGTTTCCCTCCTACTCGTGACCTGCCAAGGAACCCAGCCCAATTTCTGCCTCATCCTAATCTCgcgttttcttttttcccttttccttctggtTATTGAACCTAGGGCATTCAGCCACTTGgctgtccctttttattttttaatttgaggcagggtgtcactaagttgcccagcctgaccTTGTAGCTGGAATTTAGGTGTGGGCCACCAGTCCAGGCTCAtcttgcaaatttatttttaagctcCAGATGCCAGGAGGCCAGAAGCTCCTCTTCAGGTGGGCTAGCCAAAACTGACTGGATCTAAGATGGTTGCCAGAGTGACCTCTAACTTCATTATTGTCCTGTCTGCTTGCTAAATGACAACCCCAAACACCCAGCACCAAGAGTTGACAGTTCTTATGACAGCCAGTAAGAACGGTAAAATGAGTGAAAAGAGGTGGGTATTGTATAATCCTGTTAATGCTGAATCTGGTTTGCTAactttttgttgagaatttttgtgtcgagaTCCATAAACATGTGCAGTGGTacccacctgcaatcccagcagctcaggaggatcacaagttcaaggccaacctcagcaatggagggagacactatctcaataaaaaccaaaaagggctggggatgtggcaaagtgccctgggtccaatcctcaatAAACCCCCCCACCCAAATTCACTTATAGTGATCAAAATTTGAACCAAGAAACTTAAAGTTATTGTTATAGGTTAGGTGAATGCGCTCAGTGATTGCAGTAAAAATTTTGCTCAAATTATGCAATAAgccacaaaattttatttttagtactatCATTTAGAGgagatagtttctatttttatgttttgagaatGGTTCTTGCCATGTTGCTCAGGCTTCCTCAAATCCTCGGCTCAAGCTACCCTAGGACTACAGTTATGCCACTGCACagtgggtatcaaacccaggaccttgaaaatgctaggcaagtgcttcaccactaaactgcatctccagccctatcagaaaaatttaaattgtgtaaTGTTCAGATTGTAGAAATTAGCTGTAGGAATGTTCATTTAACAAACTTAAGATAGAGAAAGCCTGTAAACAACCTAAACATCCtataacaattatttaaatgAGTTATAAGTTACATATGATGAAACTTCCATTGTCATTATAAGTTATGAGTgggtgctagggatgtagctcagtgttgttggtactggggattgagcctaaaggtgcttaaccattgaccCACattccccagatctttttattttttagtttgaaatagggtcttgctaagttgctgaggctggcctcaaatttgggatcctcctgccttagccccccaagttgatgggattacatgcatgcaccccACCTGCCACAGCTGAgtcacagtgcttgcctagcatgagcaagaacctgggttcaatctccatcaTGGAAAAAAGTTGTGAAAGAACATTTGACATGAAAAGTATCATCTGTCTGTATACACACGTCTGCCTATATGATACAttccatccccagtctttttttattttttgagacagggtctccctaagttgcctaggccAGCCTCAAACCATAAgttcctcttgcttcagcttAGTGAGTCAccaggactacaggtgtgcaccgttGTCCCTGGAGTCTTTACAATATATTAAGTACAAGAGCAGGTTACAAAGTAGTATTCATAGTaggtttatttttgaaaaagttcatatatattttgaaaactaaaatacaCTCAAGTAGTGATCCATTGGGTACTGAAGTTACAATTTTTCTGcaataaacacaataaaacatACTATAGTAGTTTAAAATGCATCCACATATCCTTAAACATTCCCTCGTTTCTTTGAATGTGGGCAGGATTTAGTGACTCCCTCCTGACAGGAAAATCCAAGTTAAGGTCTGTAGCTTTGGAAACAAGCTCATAAGAGGTTATGCAGCTGCCTCTTTACTCTCTGGAGTTACTCACTCTGGGGAAAGCCAGTTGTCATGCATGAAACCCAAGCAGCCTGTAGATAGAGGCTTTCGTGGCAAAGAACTGAGGGCTTTCCCAGTCATCAGAGTAGGCGATCTTAGAAAGGGCCTTCAGAGGACTGTGAGCTGATAGCTTGACTGCGACCCCAAGGGACACCTGAGGCAGGATGACCCAGAAAGACCTGAGGTGAGAACAGTCAAGAAGACTGCACTGTCAAGTGGCATTTGCCATCTCTGTTTCTGAAAGTGCACTATGGGGTTCACACAACAAGGAAATTGGTGCATTTCCTGGAACACATCCCATGGTTAAGCAGCATTTGATTTacttgttttaagccactatgTCTAAAGTAATTGGTTACACAGCAGTAGATGATACACATATTTTCTACAGCAACCatgttttaaattgaaaaagtTCTAGCATCTGAAATGAGCAAAATCTGTTAAGCAGAACATTTTACCGAGTGTTGGTCTGACATGGCCACTGTCTGGGCATACCGTACTTGACAGTCGGAACCGTGGAAGAACTGAAATGGTAAGACCTGATTCTTACTACTTGTCTTTTCTTTGGGTAACTGAGACATATGAATATAGTCTCATATCTTGTTTCACAAAGTAGTAGTCAtagtatgtttattttgagaaaatataaaaaaatgatcaaGTTTCACATATTTTGACAAAAAATTAACTATCGATCTGAAAGTACTATGAACTATTCAAACAAGTCATAAA contains the following coding sequences:
- the Chchd2 gene encoding coiled-coil-helix-coiled-coil-helix domain-containing protein 2, with product MPRGSRSRTSRVAPPASRAPQMRAAPRPAPAAQPPAAAPPAAVGSPAAAPRQPGLMAQMATTAAGVAVGSAVGHTLGHAITGGFSGGSTVEPSKPDITYQEPQGTQPAQQQQLGDPCFYEIKQFLECAQNQADVKLCEGFNEVLKQCRIANGLV